CTGGTGGTGAACGCCGGACCGGGCGGGTATGTCTCAGGAGGCGGAAACTATCCGAATGGAACGTCAGTGACGGCGATGGCTGCGCCTGATGCGTCCCATGTCTTTTCGGGATGGACGGGCGACATCGGAGGAGCGGCCAATCCGCTGACCGTGACGCTGGATCGGGACATCAGCCTCACCGCCAACTTCGCGCTGCGGCAGTTCATGGTGGTCACCGGTACTTCCGGAGGAGGATCGGTATCGGCCGGTGGCGTGTTCCCTTTCGGAGCCTTCGTCACGCTCAATGCAACAGCGGACTCCGCACATTGGTTCAGTGGATGGGGCGGCGACGCGAGTGGAACGGCCAATCCCGTGGCCGTGGTCGTCGATCGCACGAAGTACATCCAGGCGATCTTCTCGGCTAAGGCCACCCAGACGATATCGGTGACCCCGCTGGGGCAACTGGCTCCCGGTGCGGTGGTCACCGTGGTGGCGAGCGCGAGCTCCGGCCTGCCCGTCTCGTTGGCCGTTGTGGACGGTCCGGGACGGCTGGACGGCAACGTCCTGACGGTAACCGGGACCGGACCCATCACGATCGAGGCAAACCAAGGCGGCGACACGTTCACGTTGGCCGCGAGTCCGGTGCGTTTGAGCACGAGCGTCGCCGTGGGCGGCGTAGTCCGGGTGCAACGGACGCCTCGGACGCTCCTCGGCAGCGAGAGTCATTTCCTGATCGGCAACCCCTGAATCCTTTTCCCATGAAATCCCTCCTGTGGTTGGTGTGTGCGGCGAGTGCCGCGGCGGCGGACAACGGCTGGCTCGACCGACCGGTCGAGCAGTTCCGGCTGGAGAGGGCGCCATTGGCGCCCTCGCTGCGAACGCTGGCGCGTTCGTGCGACGTGCCGGTGGTCGTCGATCCGGATGTCATTGGGGAAGTGAGCGTTGATGTCCGGCAAGGCACGCTCCGTCAGGCCCTCATGGCGTTGGTCGTTCCGGCGGGATACTACTTCGAGGAGTCGGAGGGAGGTGTCGTGGTGCGGCGTTTGAAGACGGTCCTCTATGCGATCGACTATCCGCAACTGACCAGGAGCGGCACGGGAAGCGCCTCGATCACGTTGGGTGGAACAGGAGCCACCGCGGTGGCGAACGCACCGGCTCAGGCCGCGCCCGCAAACGGCTCCTCCGACGCCACGCAGGTATCCATCTCGCAGGAGAACCAGAACACCTTCTGGAGCGGACTGGAGGCCGAGTTGCGGGCGATGCTGAAGGACGGCGATGCGCTGGTCCTGAACAAATTCTCGGGGGTGGCGCAGGTCACCGCGCCGGCGGCGAGACAGGAGGTCGTGCGCGCGTTCCTGGAATTGGTGAACCGGCGCATCTGCTCCCAGGTGGAAATCGAGGCGCGTTTGGTGGAGGTGGCGCTGAGCGATGAACGAAAGCTGGGCATCGATTGGGAATTGGCGGGTGCGTCGTTGGGTAAGATCGGTGTACAGGCGAGTGCCCCTTTGGACGTGGCGGGTGTGGGCGGTTCGGTGTTCGGGGCCGCCACGTTTGCCGCGAAAATCGGCCTGCAGCAGACCACCGCGGTCATTCAGGCGCTCCGACAACAGGGAGAGGTCACGACGGTGGCGCAGCCAAGGCTGAGAACGCTCAACAACCAAACCGCGATGATCAAGGTCGGCGAGGACCGACCGTTCTTCCGGCTGCAGCAGTCCACGACTTTTCAGCAGAGCGGAAGTTCGAACCAGACGCAGGAGCAGTTTTCGGTGTCGACGATCACGATCGGCACGATTCTCGCGGTGACGCCGCAAATCGACGCCGCGGGTGTGATCACGCTGGATGTGTTGCCGGCGATCACGCGGCTGCAGGCGATCGTGACGAGTCCGGATGGCAGACAGACCGCACCGGTCACGGAGGTGAAGCAGGCTTCGACCATCGTTCGTTTGCGGGACGGAGAAACGGCCGTCATCGGCGGACTGATCTCGGAAGAGAAGGGAATTACTGAGCGGAGCGTGCCGGGCTTGGGCGCGGCGCCATTGATCGGAAAAGCTTTCCGCAGCCGGGGAAGCCTCAGGCGCCGCACGGAACTGGTCATCTTCCTCACGCCGCGGCTCGTGCGCTGATGCAACGTCCCCTTTCCAGTCCGCGAGTCGCGCCGACCGTGACGGCCGCCCAACAATGGGAGCGCGTGCTCCGTGCGGCCGCGGCCGACGGCGCCAGCGATATCCACTGCGAGCCGAAGGAGGACGGCGTGCTGATCCGCTTTCGCGTGGACGGCGAGACGCGCGATCATGCGTCGCTGGGATTGGCGGAGCGCGATGCGTTCCTGGCGCGAGGAAAGATCTTCGCGGGCATGGACATCACCGAGAAGCGGTTGCCGCAGGATGGACGGGCCGCGTTCGAAGCGGAAGGACGGCGGCTGCACATCCGTGCGAGCACACTGCCAACCGTGCATGGCGAAAGTCTCGTGTTCCGCTTGCTCGACCAGACGATGCCCAACCAGTCGCTCGAGCAATTGGGGCTCACGCCGGAGGAGGCAGACGCAGTGCGCGAGGCGCTGCGCGGCCCGGCGGGACTGCATTACATCACCGGGCCGACCGGATCGGGAAAATCGACCACGCTGCATGCGACGTTGCGGGTGTTCGATGCCGGGAAGCGGGTCCTGCATGCGTTGGAAGACCCCGTCGAATACGAGGTGCGGGCTATTCGGCAGACGGAAATCCGAGAGCGGATCGGACTGACCTTCGCTTCGGCGCTGCGCGCGCTTTTGCGGCAGAACCCGGATGTCATCTTGGTCGGAGAGACGCGGGACGCGGAGACGGCGCAGCTGGCGATCCGCGCGGCGCTGACGGGGCACACCGTGCTCTCGACGCTGCACACGAACGATGCGCTGTCGGCTATTCCGCGGCTGCGCGACTTGGGCATCGAAAGTTTCCTGCTGGCGGCCTCGCTGCGGCTGGTGGCGGCTCAGCGATTGGTAAGAATGCTGTGCCCGGCGTGCCGGAGCCGACATCCCGACAACGCACGGCTCCGCGAACGACACCAAGCGAAGGACGGCAACTTCATGCGCGCGGTGGGATGCCCGGCCTGCCGACAGCGCGGGTACCGCGGCCGCGTCGCGATCCATGAGGTGATTCCGATGGGGCGATTCCTGTCGCTGATCGCGGCCGATGCGCCCGCGGAGGAACTCGCGGCACTGCGAGATCGGCTGGCCATCCCCACCCTGCGCTCGCGCGGCGTGGCGGCGGCCGCGACGGGGCTGACGACACTCGAGGAGATCGAGCGCGTACTTTGATTTCGGGCCCTGAGGCCCCCAACCAAAACCAACATGAAGAATAGAAAACTCAGTTCAACGTCCGGATATTCCCTCCTCGAGATCGTGATGGTCCTCGCGATCGTCTCCGTGCTCGTCGGCTTGCTGTTGCCGAAAGGCTTCGACGCCCTCCGCAATGCGCGGGTGCAACAGGTCGAGAAGACCGTGGATACGCTCAAGACGGCGATCACGGACTTCATTAATCTGCCGGGAGGTAACGGTAGCCTGCCACGCACTGAGGGAATCGGCGTCCCTTGCAGCGGCGCCGCACTGTCCGGCGCGACCGATACCGTGAAGGGCAACGCCGCACGCTTGGACACCGTGCTGCTTGCAGCGGGAAAGCTGGAGCGACCGCTGGCCCTGCGAATGGGCAGTCAGACGTATACATCAGCGGGTACCGGCAACGAGATCGGATGGAATCAGACGACGCAGGCGTTCGCGATGACTCCCGATGCCGTGCCGGCGCGCGATTGGTCGGGCGTGACCCGAATCGAGGCGAGGACCGGCAACCCGGCGCTCGCGCCGTCGGCGGCTCAAGGTGCGAACTTCCGGTTGGATGGAGTCACCAACCGCAGCGCCACGGCTATCGTGGCGTATCTGGTGATCCCGAACGCACCCGCGCGCGATGCGTATGAATTGGCGCTGTCGATGAATGCACCGCAGCTCGCGCCGGTGGAAGGCGCTGCGTGCGACACCGGCGTCGTTGCCTACGCGGCCCCCACCAACGGAACCACCACGATCTATGTCTATCTCGCCGAAATCTGAACTGACTGTGTTGCTTTGGGGCGATCGCTGGTGGCTTCCGGGCCAGAAGGTTCCGGTGCCCTTCGGCGAAATCACCGAGGCGGCGGACCGGTTGGCGGAAGCCTGGCCGGAGCCGGTGCGAAGCTTGCGCGTCGTGTACCAGCCGGACGATTTCGCGACGGTGCCGGTGGAGTGCCCGAATGGCAATCGGGCCACGCTCGCGCTCGTGCTCGCCGAGGAGCACCCGGCCCTCGCGCATCCTGGCCATGTCTGGGCACACGAGCCGATCCTCGCGAACGGGGAACGCTTCAGCACGCTGCTGCATTACGAGACGCGACCGTTTCTTTTCGCGCTCGTGCACCGACTGCGGGAGCTCGGCTTCGCCGTGAACGCGGTGTTCCCGATGGCCACGTGGCTCAACGCGCTGCCGCCGGAACTCACCGAGACCGGGGCGCTGACGGTGTGCGCGCTGAGTCCCGAGAGGTTCTGCCTGTATCGGCATTCCTCAGATGGCGTGCGGGCTTTCCGCGCGGGACATGGCGGAGACGTTCTGACCGCGGTCGCGCGCCACCTCGCCGGGGTTCCGGCTCAATCGAACACCGAGTTCGTGCTGTATGTGACCACGGACGAAAAGCTGGTTGATCAACTAGCGCAGCGGGTGCCAATCGATGAACGGCACATCGTCGGGGTGTATTCATTGGGGCACGCATTGGGTCGGCAGACGGTCATCGCGACCCGACACTGTGCGCAGCTGTTGCCACCGGTGCCGTTCGTCACGCCGCCCCAGATCGTGACGTTGCTGTCGCTGGCCCTGTTGCTGAGTGCCTTAACGGTCGGAGCGACACCGGCTTTGGCTTGGTGGGCGGACCAGCGTGATAAGGCCGAGGCTGAGCGGGAATACACTCGGCTGCGAACGGAGCTGGAGCCGTTGCGTCGCAATGAACAGGCGCTGGCGGAAATCCGACGGCAACGTGCGGAGTTGGAGGGAAGCCCTCTCCCTATCGTGGAGTTGATCGACGCGCTTGCGCGGAGCGTGCCGCCCTGCGTGGTGCTCACCCGCCTGGACATCCATCGACAAGGCTTCGAATGCGAAGGCGGTGTCCTCGTTCCGCTGACGGAAGCGCAGTGGACCGCGTGGATCGACGGGCTCCGGCGCAGCCGGTTGTGGCTGCTGTCGGAGCTGCCGGCGGGAACGCCCGAGCGGACTTTCACCCTTAAAGGACGCTGGCCGTGAGCGAACCGATTGATCGCCGTCATTGGCTCCTGCTGCTGGTTGCCGTGGTAATGTTCGCGTGTGTGTTGTTCGCCCGGCGCCGGATGGCGCCGGGCGCCGCGGCGCGGGAGCAAGTATCCTCGCTGAGGGCCGAGATCGAGCGCTTGCGCGATTGCGACGAACTGCGAGTGCGCACGGAAACCGAAGCGCTGGCGCACCTGCGGTCCACATCCGCCGCATCTCCGCATCCCTCGGGGTGGCGCCCCCTTGATCACGATCGCTCGCGGTGGTCGACCGACGCCATCGCGAACTGGTCGGAACTCCTCGCGGCACTTCATGCCATCGAGCAGGTGCCGCTTCGACAGCTGCAGATCCGCACCACCGGTTCCCTCACCCGAAGAGAAATCTCGAGCGTCGAGGCCGTGCTGTTGCGACCGGCAGCGACTCCGCCCCGCCGCGAGGCCGGCGGGGCCGCGTCGGCCGCGCACATCGAAACGAAACGGACGGAGGCCGCCGGCGCGTCGCTCGCGACGCGCGCCGGCCCCCGTTCTCCCCGCTCCGAATCACCCAACCAACCATGATCACACTGAATGTCACCGTCCCCGAACCCGTCGCCGCCGAGTATTATCAGGCGGCGGAGGAATTGAACCAACGCTTCGGTTCCACCGATCCGAAGATCGATGCCAAGACGCTCATGGCGTTCGCACTGTCGCGCAACGACGCCGCCGCGGTGTGCGCCCAGTTCGATCTGGCGCTGCGCTTGGTCCGCACGCCGGACGACAAGCCGTTCAATCCGGCGCTGAACTGACTTGGGCGAAAGCCCGCGGTGCCAGCCGCCGGTCCGCACCTCCCAAGTGACCGGCCACAACCCCATACCAAACATGCCAATCAAGACCAAACCCGGCGACAACGCCCCCGACGGCGAATCGCCGCTCCAGTTCCGGAACAACCCGGAGATCCAGAAACGACTCGATGCGTTCAAGGAAGCTAACCGCCACGATGTGGAATATTACTCCCGGGTCGTGAAAGAGGCGCCCGCGCGGGCAGTGGATATGCTCCTCTACAAGGATATGCAGCGCCACGAGTCGGAAATGAGACTGGTGGAGAAGCAACTCCCGCAGGCAAAGGAGTTCTACGACCAGCAACCGGCGGCGGTGAAGAAGCGCATCGATGAACGGTTGGAAAACGTCCAGCCCTATTACAAGGACAAGGCCTTCGTCGGCGAGGTGCTGCGGGAAATGAACCGGAAGAACCGGCAAATACTCACCACACCGAAGGTGACGGCCGGTTGAATCCCCGTGCGCGCCTCCCGCCCGCAGCGGGAGGCGCTTCGGCTCGTCGCGCCGGAGGATGAGTCGTTCGATTCAGGCGATACAAAAAGCCGCGCGATTCCGCTCAATTTTCGCTCGCCGGGGCGTCTCGTTCGGAATTCAACTGCGTCGGGCCAACACCGTGCTTCGCACGGCTTGGCCTATTTTTTATCCCATCTTCGCCATGGCACGACGCGTGTTCTTCAGCTTCCACTACGAGCGCGATATCTTTCGCGTGAGCCAGGTCCGCATGAGCGGCGTGACGAAGGGCGGTTACGAGGAATCCGGATTCATCGACCATCCCGATTGGGAAAAGATCGAGCGCGCGGGACACGCGGCGATCAAGCGCTGGATCGATACCCAGATGCAGGGAGCCTCGGTCCTTGCGGTGCTGATCGGCGCCGAGACCGCGGGGCGCCCTTGGGTGAACTACGAGATCGAGCGCGCACGGGCGTTGAGCCTCGGACTTTTGGGGGTGCGGATCCACAACTGCAGGGATCCTCGGACGGGGAACACCGACTACGCGGGGGCGAATCCGTTCGATGGCTTCCGCATTGGCGAAGGCCTCTGGGCACGGCCGCTGAGCACCATCGTCCCGATCTACGATTGGGTGAACGACAGGGGCTACGCCAACTTCGGATCGTGGGTCGAGGCCGCAGCGAAGGCGGCGGGACGCTGAAGACCCATGGCACTTTTCACGGCATCGGCGCTGCGGGCCCGGGCGTCCTTGGAGGGGTACTTCACCGAGGAGGGGCGGAGGGAGCACGCCAAGCGGGTGCTCCTGAACGAGGTTCGCGCGGCGGCCTCGCGGACAAGCACGTACGACATCTTTCTTTCGCATGCGTCGGAGGATGCGATTCTCATCAAGGCCCTGCGCGACGAACTGGTGGACGCCGGCTTCACCGTTTATGTGGACTGGATCGACGATCCCCAGCTGGATCGCAGCCGGGTCACGACGGAGACGGCCGCGGTGCTGAGGCAGAGGATGCGCCAATGCCGCTGCCTGCTGTTCGCGACGTCCCAGGCAGCGAGGCAATCCGTGTGGATGCCCTGGGAGCTCGGTTACATGGACGCGCTGACGACGGCCCGCGTGGCGATCGTGCCGATCGTGCCGGAGCATGAAGCCGATCGGGATTTCCGGGGCCAGGAATACCTGGGGCTCTACCCGTACATCGACAAGACCGGCGCCGCGCTGTACGTGCATCGCGACCGAAGCCGATATGTCCGGTTCGCCGACTGGCTGAACCAGAGACTGGATCCGCGCTGACGATGGGCCGCAGAGTGTTCTTCAGTTTCCACTATCAGGCGGACAGCTGGCGGGTCGCCCAAGTGCGGAACTCGTGG
The Candidatus Didemnitutus sp. genome window above contains:
- a CDS encoding secretin N-terminal domain-containing protein; amino-acid sequence: MKSLLWLVCAASAAAADNGWLDRPVEQFRLERAPLAPSLRTLARSCDVPVVVDPDVIGEVSVDVRQGTLRQALMALVVPAGYYFEESEGGVVVRRLKTVLYAIDYPQLTRSGTGSASITLGGTGATAVANAPAQAAPANGSSDATQVSISQENQNTFWSGLEAELRAMLKDGDALVLNKFSGVAQVTAPAARQEVVRAFLELVNRRICSQVEIEARLVEVALSDERKLGIDWELAGASLGKIGVQASAPLDVAGVGGSVFGAATFAAKIGLQQTTAVIQALRQQGEVTTVAQPRLRTLNNQTAMIKVGEDRPFFRLQQSTTFQQSGSSNQTQEQFSVSTITIGTILAVTPQIDAAGVITLDVLPAITRLQAIVTSPDGRQTAPVTEVKQASTIVRLRDGETAVIGGLISEEKGITERSVPGLGAAPLIGKAFRSRGSLRRRTELVIFLTPRLVR
- a CDS encoding type II/IV secretion system protein — encoded protein: MQRPLSSPRVAPTVTAAQQWERVLRAAAADGASDIHCEPKEDGVLIRFRVDGETRDHASLGLAERDAFLARGKIFAGMDITEKRLPQDGRAAFEAEGRRLHIRASTLPTVHGESLVFRLLDQTMPNQSLEQLGLTPEEADAVREALRGPAGLHYITGPTGSGKSTTLHATLRVFDAGKRVLHALEDPVEYEVRAIRQTEIRERIGLTFASALRALLRQNPDVILVGETRDAETAQLAIRAALTGHTVLSTLHTNDALSAIPRLRDLGIESFLLAASLRLVAAQRLVRMLCPACRSRHPDNARLRERHQAKDGNFMRAVGCPACRQRGYRGRVAIHEVIPMGRFLSLIAADAPAEELAALRDRLAIPTLRSRGVAAAATGLTTLEEIERVL
- a CDS encoding prepilin-type N-terminal cleavage/methylation domain-containing protein; this translates as MKNRKLSSTSGYSLLEIVMVLAIVSVLVGLLLPKGFDALRNARVQQVEKTVDTLKTAITDFINLPGGNGSLPRTEGIGVPCSGAALSGATDTVKGNAARLDTVLLAAGKLERPLALRMGSQTYTSAGTGNEIGWNQTTQAFAMTPDAVPARDWSGVTRIEARTGNPALAPSAAQGANFRLDGVTNRSATAIVAYLVIPNAPARDAYELALSMNAPQLAPVEGAACDTGVVAYAAPTNGTTTIYVYLAEI
- a CDS encoding TIR domain-containing protein, whose product is MARRVFFSFHYERDIFRVSQVRMSGVTKGGYEESGFIDHPDWEKIERAGHAAIKRWIDTQMQGASVLAVLIGAETAGRPWVNYEIERARALSLGLLGVRIHNCRDPRTGNTDYAGANPFDGFRIGEGLWARPLSTIVPIYDWVNDRGYANFGSWVEAAAKAAGR
- a CDS encoding toll/interleukin-1 receptor domain-containing protein is translated as MALFTASALRARASLEGYFTEEGRREHAKRVLLNEVRAAASRTSTYDIFLSHASEDAILIKALRDELVDAGFTVYVDWIDDPQLDRSRVTTETAAVLRQRMRQCRCLLFATSQAARQSVWMPWELGYMDALTTARVAIVPIVPEHEADRDFRGQEYLGLYPYIDKTGAALYVHRDRSRYVRFADWLNQRLDPR